CTTGTTCATTGTCATGCTGATGATCATAAGCTTGTGCTAATAATGGATACGCATTTACATAGTCAGGACTTTGCTCAATCACTTCATCTAAGAACTTAATTGCCTGCTTATCATCACCTACAGATAAGAGAACTAATCCTGCTTCATACTTAGAATCAATATCTAAAATACTATTTGCATGTTCACGAATAACTTTGGCAGCTTCTTCATAATTACCTAATTTGGCAAAAGTCGCAAATAATCTTTGGTACAGATTTACTTCACTAAAAGTACTTTGACGTTTGATTAAATCTTGATATAACTCAAGTGCTTGTTCATAATTACCACTTAAATATTCAATCTCTGCTAAACCAAATTTAATAGCATCTTCTTCTGGAGCTAATTGTAGTGCTCGTATTAATTTGTCCTTAGCTGTTTCTATTAAGCCGTTAGTTTGGTAATAATCAGCTTGTACTAATAGACTATCCAAATAAGCTGAAGAGCTCTCAGGGACATTATATAAAAGCGACAGACCATCGTCATCATCGCCATCATTTAACATAATCTCTGCCAAGTAAACTTTAAATAAATCTTCTTTAGGAAATTTAGCTATTAAAGCTCGATATATTTCTTTTGCTAAATCTGTAAAACCTAAGCCAGTTAGGTTTTCTGCTAAAGATGACAAGACCTCGGGAGCATCATTATCTAAAGCTTCTTTTAAAAGGTGTTTGTTTTGTGAAAAATCATGATTTTGAATTGCATCTAGTAATTGTTCAGAATAACTCATAATACCTCCAATCAAGTTACCATTGTACTAAAAAAAGACGCCGGAACAAAGTCCAACGTCCTATCACATTAGTTAAGCTATTACTTAACGGCATCCTTAAGAGCTTTACCTGGCTTAAATGCAGGTACTTCACTAGCTGGGATTTCGATTTCATCACCAGTTTGTGGGTTACGGCCCTTACGAGCAGCACGGTGACGTACTTCAAAAGTACCAAAACCGATTAATTGTACCTTTTCACCCTTAGCAAGGTTTTCTTGAATTGAATCAAGGATAGCATCAACAGTATTTGCAACTTGCTTCTTAGTTAACTTAGTTTTTGAAGCAACTTCTGAAACTAATTCAGCCTTATTTGCCATGAATAATTCACCTCCTGAATTTGAACCTAATGTTCAAAAAATTTTTCTTTGTTTAAGCTAAACAAGGAAAAATGATCACAACTAATCATGTTCCCTAAAAACAAAAATATCACAAAAACCTTATAACAACAAGGTCTTTGTGATATTTTGCTTATCTTTTATTTACGTTTACGTGGCAAAATCTTGATTGGTGTACCCGTAAAATCAAAGTTTTGTCGTAATTGATTAATCAAAAATCGTTCATATGAGAAGTGCATCAGTTCTGGGTCATTCACAAATACAACAAAAGTCGGTGGATTCGTACTTACTTGGGTCATGTAATAAACACGCAATCTCTTACCCTTCACCATTGGAGTTGGAACTAACTTACTTGCTTCAAGCAACAAGTCATTTAAGACACTAGATTGAATTCTTTGATTTTGATTATCATAGACTTCTTTAACCATATTAGGAATTTGATCTAATCTTTGACCTGTCTTGGCAGAAACAAAAAGAATAGGAGCATAGTCCAAATATTGAAATTCATCTCTAATTTCACGTTCAAATTCTTTAGCGCTTGTACTATTCTTTTTCGGCAAATCCCATTTGTTAACGACAATGATGATTCCACGACCCGCCTCGTGAGCATATCCAGCCACATGCTTGTCTTGTTCTCTAATGCCTGTACTTGCATCGAGGACAAGTAAAACCACGTCTGAACGCTCAATAGCACTCATAGCGCGCATTACAGAGTACTTTTCTGTCTTCTCATACACTTTGCCTCGTCTTCTGATTCCGGCAGTATCAACGACCTTAAATTTTACACCATCATGAGTAAACGGCGTATCGACAGCATCACGAGTTGTTCCTTCTTCATTAGCAACAATTACCCGATCTTCACCAAGTAATTTGTTAACAATTGAAGACTTACCTACATTTGGTCGACCAATCACGCTAAAAGAAATAACATCATCAGCTTCAGTATCTTTATCGTCAGGAAAATCATTAACAATCTGATCAAGCAAATCACCAATACCAGTACCATGACTACTTGAAACAGGAATCGGATCCCCCAATCCTAAACTATAGAAATCATAAATATCGCTTCGCTGTTCAGGATTATCAGCTTTATTTACAGCTAAAATAACTGGCTTTTTAGTACGGTAAAGAAGATGAGCTATTCTTTCGTCTAAATCTGTCACGTGATTTACCACATTGGTTAACATCACGATAACATCTGCTTCTTCAATTGCAATTTCTGCTTGAGCTCTGATTTCTTCCTCGATCTTGCCGCCTTCCCAGGTAATACCACCAGTATCGATCAAATCAAACTTATGCCCCATCCATTCGGCTTGAGCATAATTACGATCTCGGGTAACACCGGGTTTGTCCTCAACAATAGCTAAACGTTGATTAATTATTCTATTGAAAAGTGTTGATTTACCAACATTGGGTTGACCAACAATTGCAACAACTGGTAAAACCATTTCTCGCCCTCCTTTACTAATCTAAACATAAATAAAAAAGCCGACTCAAGTCGGCTTTTTTATAAAATGACTACTTACGGTCCTTTAATTGGTCACCAATGATGTCACCTAATGCAAAGCCGTTGTCGTTATCACTCATGTACTTCTTGTTTACTGAATTTTCGTTACGTGAACGACGTGGACGAGAATTATGATTTTCTGAAGAAGCGTTTGAGTCAGCAGCCTTGATTGAAAGTGAGATTCTTCTATCACTTGGGTCAATGTTCAAAACCTTAACCTTAACACTTTGACCAACCTTTAAAACATCGCTTGGCTTGTCAACATGCTTGTTTGAGATTTCTGAAACGTGTACCAAACCTTGAATACCATCAGCAACTTCAACGAAAGCACCAAAGTTAGTTAATGACTTTACTTCACCTTCAAAAATATCGCCTTCGTTTAAGTCAGCTGTAGCTTGTTCAAATGGAGAAGGTTCAGTTTGCTTAATAGACAGGGAAATACGATGTCTGTCATTGTCGATACCAATGACCTTAACCTTAACATCTTGACCAACCTTTAAAACATCGCTTGGCTTGTCAACGTGCTTGTAAGAAATTTCTGAAATATGAACTAAACCGTCAACACCACCAACATCGATAAATGCACCGAAGTTAGTCAAACGTGAAACCTTACCTTCAACAACGTCACCAACAACTAATTGTGATGCAACCTTGTCAAATGCTTCTTCACGTTCTTCTTCAACTAAATCCTTGTGTGAAAGGATTAAGCGGTTCTTGTTAGGATCAATTTCGGTAATCTTAAGTTTCATAGTCTTACCAATGTAAGGCTTAAGATCTGAAACGTAACGGTTTGAAATTAATGAAGCTGGTAAGAAACCACGTGTACCAACATCAACAATTAAACCACCACGAACTGATGAAGTTACAGTACCTTCGACAGCATTTCCGTCTTCGAAGTCTTTTTGTAACTTGTCGTAGGCTTCTCTTTCCTTTAAGCGGGTAACTGAGAAGAAGAATTCACCATTTTCCTTGTCGCCACCGGCTCTTCTTAATACTAAGGCCTTAAACTTGTCACCAGGCTTAACTAAATCACGTAAGTCTGCGTTACGGTCTGAAGTGTATTCACGACGAGTAATGACACCTTCAACACCAGCGTTTTCAACACCAACATCGATTTGGCCGTCTTCAATGTCTAATACTTCGACATCGACAATATCTCCGACCTCAACTCCTTGCATTTGCTTTAATGCGTCTAAAAATTGATTACTGTTTTCTGACATATGTACCTCCCAATATCATGTCCCATTTTATAGGAAACCGAGATATTTTTCTACTATTTTGTGCTATTTTTTCTAATTTTTTTGTTTTTTTTCGATTTGAGCTAAAATTGCCTCTACAACTTCGTCAATCGACATGTTTGTGGTGTCAATTTCAATTGCATCATCTGCCTTTTTTAGCGGTGAAATTTTGCGGTGAGAATCTTTATAATCTCTTGCTGCAATATCTTTTTCAATTTCACCAACTGTTTGGTCAGATTTAATACCACGCTCTTTAAAATCTAATAAACGACGTTCAGCACGTGATCTTGCTGAAGCAACTAAAAAGATCTTAACTTCAGCGTTAGGTAAAACAGTCGTACCAATATCGCGACCATCCATAATGACATTTGTCTTGCCTGCCATTTCACGTTGCAGACTTACCATTT
This is a stretch of genomic DNA from Lactobacillus crispatus. It encodes these proteins:
- a CDS encoding tetratricopeptide repeat protein is translated as MSYSEQLLDAIQNHDFSQNKHLLKEALDNDAPEVLSSLAENLTGLGFTDLAKEIYRALIAKFPKEDLFKVYLAEIMLNDGDDDDGLSLLYNVPESSSAYLDSLLVQADYYQTNGLIETAKDKLIRALQLAPEEDAIKFGLAEIEYLSGNYEQALELYQDLIKRQSTFSEVNLYQRLFATFAKLGNYEEAAKVIREHANSILDIDSKYEAGLVLLSVGDDKQAIKFLDEVIEQSPDYVNAYPLLAQAYDHQHDNEQVLRTAQAGLAYNELDETLYSMGARAAANLNELDTARDLLEKGLKVAPDNSDLRMQLSNLYVHEHQAKENIALFSNLDEESVEPQAHWNMALSYEDLDDIQKAQSEFLLAYPDFKDNPDFLRQMIIFFNVQNNDEITKQLLERYLKLAPEDDEMQDLYNNL
- a CDS encoding HU family DNA-binding protein; this translates as MANKAELVSEVASKTKLTKKQVANTVDAILDSIQENLAKGEKVQLIGFGTFEVRHRAARKGRNPQTGDEIEIPASEVPAFKPGKALKDAVK
- the der gene encoding ribosome biogenesis GTPase Der; this encodes MVLPVVAIVGQPNVGKSTLFNRIINQRLAIVEDKPGVTRDRNYAQAEWMGHKFDLIDTGGITWEGGKIEEEIRAQAEIAIEEADVIVMLTNVVNHVTDLDERIAHLLYRTKKPVILAVNKADNPEQRSDIYDFYSLGLGDPIPVSSSHGTGIGDLLDQIVNDFPDDKDTEADDVISFSVIGRPNVGKSSIVNKLLGEDRVIVANEEGTTRDAVDTPFTHDGVKFKVVDTAGIRRRGKVYEKTEKYSVMRAMSAIERSDVVLLVLDASTGIREQDKHVAGYAHEAGRGIIIVVNKWDLPKKNSTSAKEFEREIRDEFQYLDYAPILFVSAKTGQRLDQIPNMVKEVYDNQNQRIQSSVLNDLLLEASKLVPTPMVKGKRLRVYYMTQVSTNPPTFVVFVNDPELMHFSYERFLINQLRQNFDFTGTPIKILPRKRK
- the rpsA gene encoding 30S ribosomal protein S1, with translation MSENSNQFLDALKQMQGVEVGDIVDVEVLDIEDGQIDVGVENAGVEGVITRREYTSDRNADLRDLVKPGDKFKALVLRRAGGDKENGEFFFSVTRLKEREAYDKLQKDFEDGNAVEGTVTSSVRGGLIVDVGTRGFLPASLISNRYVSDLKPYIGKTMKLKITEIDPNKNRLILSHKDLVEEEREEAFDKVASQLVVGDVVEGKVSRLTNFGAFIDVGGVDGLVHISEISYKHVDKPSDVLKVGQDVKVKVIGIDNDRHRISLSIKQTEPSPFEQATADLNEGDIFEGEVKSLTNFGAFVEVADGIQGLVHVSEISNKHVDKPSDVLKVGQSVKVKVLNIDPSDRRISLSIKAADSNASSENHNSRPRRSRNENSVNKKYMSDNDNGFALGDIIGDQLKDRK
- the cmk gene encoding (d)CMP kinase, which encodes MQVAVDGPASAGKSTVAKIIASKLSFVYIDTGAMYRACTVIARNHNLDYGDEAGILNAIDEDGIELKSENGEQKVYVAGKDVSKEIRTPEISANVSEVSALPKVREKMVSLQREMAGKTNVIMDGRDIGTTVLPNAEVKIFLVASARSRAERRLLDFKERGIKSDQTVGEIEKDIAARDYKDSHRKISPLKKADDAIEIDTTNMSIDEVVEAILAQIEKKQKN